The Halictus rubicundus isolate RS-2024b chromosome 5, iyHalRubi1_principal, whole genome shotgun sequence nucleotide sequence AGATCTCACCGAGgtgaggcgaggcgagacgaggcaAGAGATCGAAATTCGTAAACATCGGGAAAGAGTGTAGGCTCGGCGAGACCCGACGAAGCTCGACGGAGCTCGTATCCTGCATAAAACGCAGGAACGCCATGAATACAAATCGCCTTTCGTCCAAAGGAaagtttttctctctctctctctatactctatcgagtCCGAATCTGCGCCGAGCAATCTTTCGAAATGCGCATGCAGATGTGGACAATGCATTGATTCCAGTCATGCAAAATGCAACTTGATCGATCCAATCGACATAACGGAAACCGTAGGTTCGAAGCTGGTCATTGGTGATTACTTCGCATACGATCGTGCATACGATCTCGAAGATAAGAGTACGCGAAGTTACAGAGTTTACGTTTACGGCGACCTAAAAATGGGCTAAACTGTATACGTAGCTGCTCGTATGTAGATCAAGAAAGAATGATTGCACGTTATGCCGCGCCGCTCCGGAACATGAAAGCCAGAATGACTCTGTGCGTGCATGCACCCTTGTCATTGGTCATTATCTTTCGCAATGCTTTCTACTTTCCACACACGCGCCTCATTAAAACGTACGTCGACCGTGAGCCAATCAAGCGAATTCGAATACGTTGACGACCATGACCTAGGACCTAGGACATTGTTCAACCCTGTACCACCTGCAAACCAACAGAAATCAATAAACACTTCTATTTAAGGCTGTTTAGTAGAAGATTAACGGTAGAAAGCATCTACGTATTATCTACTTGTATGTCGATGCGAGGTGCCGTGTTACTTGTTAGATTCTCTACAGAAATAGATTACATATGCTTGTGTCGCATTATAGGAGATACTTGTGTTGCATTATAAGAGAACGCTACGTCGCGCGATGCCCCGAACAGTAAAAGTTGGGTACGCGTAACAACGCAAAGTACAATACGAAGAAAGTAAAATGAAAATGGAAAGTGCACGTTAAACTAATTCCGAGCGGGCGCCTCTTTGACGTCGGTGCATATAAATCGTCGCGTTCCTCGCGAATAAGCAGTTGGACAATGCCTGTTCATCCGTACTTGTTCGATTCCATCTATTTTTTCCTATAATAAACATGAACTTTTTCGATCCGACTATCGATAAAATTGttgttttattcattattgTCACTCGGAACTCTTCGCCATGTTGAATATTTCCAAAAGAATCCGGTACGATTCAGCGCGTGTAAGTACGCGCAGGTGCGTTACACTTTCGAAGCCAGAAGATGTCTGCTGCGAAAGTTGTGGACCGGTATGTGGTTATACCAGTTGTCGATGGTTCGCGATCTATGTATTCCTGGGATGCGTGGACGAATTGCTCTGAAATCATTTCGTGTTCATTCAGAAAAAAAGAGAGCAAGACTGAGCAAGAAAACACATTTTCTTCTTATCCCGTgattcaaaaattcaaattgaATCCTTGTTGATAAAATCGCTGTTTCCATCGCGCATGCGTGCGCTAATTCTCGAGACTTTCGATAGTACTCGAtaatttaaaattcattttaatttacgatttcgTACATTTTGTACGGTTTCTCTAGCTTCAACGACTAATTACTATTCAAAGTTGACAATTGGTCGCGTTATCAAAAAAGTATGTTCGAAGAATTATGTATACCCAGtgtcgccattcccctagggaGAGCCTAGGACAGAGAAGTAATGAGAGTGTTCACGCctgggattttagtgtccccggtatagtgctgccctctagtctaatttttagcctggaccagaacctgcatcatcttacctgcatcattagcagcggattccaaataatgccagagtggatgctacttctatgttaaaagaggctcttctatgtaggctctgatccagcctaaaagatgatacAGGATCTAATACAgcctaaaaagatgatgcagttctggtccaggctaaaaagttgatgcaggttctgttccaggctaaaaagatgatgcaggaaaagtggggacactaaaaccccgagcgtgagcactctcatttcctctctgcctACACTGTGCTTGGACAGTGCGCAATTGTTGAAAACATCTGTCTGAAATCTGAAACGTGTTCAAGTTTCATTCCTGTATGTTCATGGAATGTTATACATATTACATATGTCAGAATCGATCGCATTGGTTTTTCTGGTTGAGATCTTGCGTACAGCAAATTCACAAAGTCAAGAATCTGCATTTACGTTTTGATAATCCAATTAACGCTGTTTGTTCTTAGCTGTCGAAGTTTGTTTCGTTAGTTTTTCTCTGTTCTACTTGAAGAAGTCAATTACCGGAAGCCAACGTTGCTAATAATGTCAAAGCACAACAGTGCTGCACACTTTTTCCTATACTAATCAAAACCATATAAATACGTACCCGATATTTTGAATAACCTGGAAAATATGACTACTTTGTTGCCATATTCTTCAGTTACAACCAGGTTAAACGACTTGGTACGAACCAACTGATGCAGTACCGAGTTCAAAGGGTTCATCAATTCGCTGTCTATTCACGCTTAACTGCGTGAGAAAATAACACGAAGTCGTTAATTCTTTCACGAAAACAACCATGAGTTTCCGTGAGTATGTCGACAGAAAATTTGTTCATGTCTATGAATTAATTCATTAGGATTGAACTGCAAATTCTTTTAACGTCAACTATAGATAACAATATACCAAAATTAAAGTACAACAATGGTATTTACATTTTTTCAGTCGGTATTACCACGCCAAACAGTTTAGAGTATCGTTATTTCCCTATCACAAAATCTCGTATTAATTTGCGTATAAAGGCTGATCACGATGCAAGAATATGTTTACGTACACACTTGGGTTCCGATTCTAATATGTACGAGGTACGTTACTAGTTACATTCTTCTGGAAGCATCGAGGGTCGTTTTTCATTTTTGGAGATAAATCTAGTCGTATTGTGTTGTTCAGATCGTTATCGGGGGATGGGAAAATACCATGTCTGCGATAAAGAAAAATAGCGAAGAACCTGCTTTGGCGGAAGTTGAAagcaaaaatatattaaataacgaaCAAATCTGCAATCTTTGGATACAGTAAGGATTCCAAGCTTTCCGATACTTTGTACAAAAGACAAGATCGAATATAAGTATGCGTTAATACTTGTAGATGGCTGTGCGATGGACTTCTGAACGTGGGACATCAGAACGGAGAAATTTTAATGTCGTACAAAGACCCGAACCCATTTGTTATAAATTATATAGGAGTTGGTACAGCGTGGGGTGCTACGGGGGAATTTTTTATAGAAGGTGCGCTTTTCGAACTTAATGTATAGGATAAGATCATATCTAAAAAGATATTCGTCCTTTAATTTTAGAATCCCAATGTACAAGTACAGTCGTCAGACAACAACTGGTCGATACAGCCAGCTTATGGGTAGATTATAACGAGTCCCTTGGTCTTCCACGAAATGTTACTATCGCTTCGAAAGATGGTTTGTGCGTAGGTCGTGCTCATCACAGAGATTCTCTTACGCCTGGAAGCGTAAGAAATAATTTGTGTTCAATCGCGTGGGGTGGATCGTCgtacaataaaaaagaatttcaaGTACTATGCGCCGAAAACGTGAGCTGGATACAGTCGTGGGACGGTAATATTCCACTAAATGCTCTTCCTGCAGGCGAATCGGAGGACGGCTATGCGCTTTTTATAGGTAGAGTGTTGCTTAAAGATGTATATTACATTGGAAAAATTCAACCGAATCACCAAGTATGTTACGTACCTGTGGATGGCAAGGAAGAACCTTGTCTAAACTACGAAGCTTTAGTTATTTGCGATATTGAAGAACACGTTGGGAGGTAAAAAATTGCTACCGATGTACAGTGTatcttttacaatatttttaatgtaaaatataaaatatttctgcTGTTGCACGCAATTGTTGTGAAATCAATGTAATAAAAGAATCCTcaatgttaaaaaataattttaagaaatacattgaagaagcatttctttttaaatcgaTATTTCTATCCTTTTTTGCGGAGCACTGGAAAACGCGGCAATATTTGAATTTGAAGCGTGCGAAGTTGCACCGtacctatacagggtgttccaaaaatgttgcacttaaATAGGTTAAGAAGTTACTaatgaaaaacgcggaccaatcagtgctcgactacagcagacggattccggctcagcCAACGTCAACACCACGCTCTGTTGTagcagcgctctgattggtccgcgtttttcgttaataactccttaataaaccGCGACGAACATTTTGGTAAAGGAAAACTTACCTCAAATGATCCCAGGAATTAACCCTTTCAagggtacaatatttttgggatatCCCGTTATCTATTCTATTGTAACTTGTAACCAGACAGACTTGTGAACGCATTCGCATTACAAACGAACAGCAGTGCGTTCATGTTTCCCGTGTTATTTTAGCCATCTTAAAACTCTCCATTTCGTTCATGTATGTATACATGCACAGCCTTGGTATTACTCAACTAGTATAGCAAATAATGTAAACTCCTGATGATAAACGTTGCTTGAATGTTTAGCGTAAACAGGTATTGCATGTGATTTAAGCCCTGATCAACGACAACGTTGTTTTCTGTACAGTGGAGATTGATAAGGTGAAATTGAAGGAATATGTTCAACCAAAGTAGTGGATTGCGAACCGGCACAACAAACACCTCCAATCCAATGCAGGACTTTGAGGTTGTCTCTCCCCCTGACGATTCCGTGTCCAGTCTCGCGTTCAGCCCTGCTTCTATTCCACAAAACTTTTTGGTAGCCGGTTCGTGGGATTGCAATGTCCGTTGCTGGGAAGTCGAACAATCCGGTAAGACGGTTCCTAAATCCATGCAATCCATGTCCGAACCTGTACTCGACGTTTGTTGGAGCGACGTAAGTTCAATGTTGttgtttacaattttctttgaatttcttcaaattttctttGCTTAATATGTAACTCTTCCCTCTGAAATAGGATGGGACTAAGGTATTCATGGCATCTTGCGATAAAACAGCAAAATGTTGGGACTTGGGGTCAAATCAGAGTGTACAGGTTGCTGCACACGATGCACCCATCAAAGATTGCTATTGGATTAAAGCTAGTACATATTCGTGCCTTATGACAGGTTCCTGGGATAAAACGTTAAGAGTGTGTTCTAGTTTCTATCATTTGTAACATTTTACACGCTAGTCTTCTTCCACTGACTTTTTTTTTCAGTTTTGGGACCTAAGGAGTCCAAAGCCAGCAATGACTATCAACTTGATCGAAAGATGTTATTGCGCGGATGTTGTAAGTATCCACTTTCTGCTTTTCTTTGCCATTTGTGCCTTTCAATACGAATACGTTTTGTTTCTATTTGTTTTAGGATTATCCAATGGCAGTAGTGGGAACTGCAGGACGTGGACTAATCGTTTACCAATTGGAAGGCACTCCGAGAGAATACAAAACAGTAGAATTAAATCTGAAGTATCAATATAGATGCGTTGCAATTTTTAGAGACAAGAAGAAAGTTCCTACTGGTTTCGCGATAGGCAGTACGGAAGGTCGGGTCGCAATACATCATTTGAATTTAAGCGCAAAGGAGAATTTCACTTTCAAGTGTCATAGAGTAAATGGCACACCCAATGGATATCAAGATATTTATGCGGTTAGCACTGttccaaaattatattttatcataTGAAACAGTAGTCGGAGATATTCTAACAATAATGAATCTTTTCTACCGTAGGTTAATGATATTGCGTTTCATCCAGTTCACGGCACTGTTGCCACTGTTGGAGCTGACGGTACTTTTGGATTTTGGGACAAAGACTCGCGAACTAAATTGAAATCCTCCGATCCTATGGAACAGCCTATTACCAGATGTTGCTTCAATCACAATGGTCAAATATTTGCATACGCCGTATCCTACGATTGGTCCAAGGTAACGTTTCTCGGTTAATAAGAAGACAATGATAAGCTTAGGTAACGAGGATCGAAGAAAATTGATCGTCGTAGAAATCTGAATAGCCTTTACCACTTTACTGTATAATCGTATCATTGGTACTAAAAGACATTGTTGTTTATACTCAATGATATTATAATATCGTTAATCTTTACAGGGTCACGAGTATTATAATCCAGGGAAGAAAAACTCCATATTCCTTAGACCGTGCTTCGAAGAATTGAAAGCTAAAGCAACACCATAAGACAACAGGAGCGTTTTTTAATCTAACtaagttgtttttttttaatttataaagtATTTGAAGACACAagttttttattcaataattatttacctttttccatttttctgtTATACAACAAGCTTTCCTATTTTACTATAGTAAATTGTAAATAGTTTtgatatgtataaatatatatatatatatatgtaagacTAAGGGCACCAGTAAATTTCCTTGCAAGACCAGAATCACTCGTTTCTTCTCTCAATGCTAAAGCATTACGAGTATGCTTACAACATAGCAATTTCCAGGAACCAAAACCAGCCAGCGTGaggatattttatttcataatcgACCGGTCTACCGCGTGCTCTGTTCGAACTCCTGTTTCCAGTAAGTAATTTGCTGCTAGATTGGCAAGAGATTTCCAAAAGACAACCACTGGACCCTGGCATCAAATCTGTTACGCCACCTAGCGACGGTGTTGGCGACTCGCTAGCATAACGAAATGATGAGATGAGAAGTAACTCCTGCCATTTTAATTTCAACGATAAATAGTGCGTATATACAAATACAAGCATGAGCTCTAGCGCTAGCAAGTTACCAAAACCGTCGCTAGATGGCATAACAGATTTCGGTCTACGTCTGCTGCAAATCTGCTAGCAGGCGCCTCTGCTTTTCTGAAATTGCAGATTTGGCTATTTGAATGCCTGCTTACAATCAATAAAGACCTAAAACATATACTTAGATCTGgagatatatatatgtatgtaatacAATTCTAGTTTACATTTTCTTTGTGTAtctttttttattactttgtcACATAAGCCCATTGTACAAAGTTATATATACatgcaagaagaagaagagtctTAATTAGTTTCTTTCTTTCACAAtcgtaaaaatgtaaaaaaataattcttgtaaatattcttttaaaGTACCTCAAAATTAAGACATAAATGAAGTTGATCTTCTTGTTTTATTCTATCTTCCCTTTTAAACTAAATATGATTccaatttttctttgttttgatTTCAACAAATATTATAGTAAAACACACCAACTCCCTATCAAAATAGAAAAAGAGTTCTTAGGAGTAATAGTCTGCCCGTCGAGTTTAATAATGAACTTCtcaaagtaaaatttaatttgataCTAATTAAGGTAAAGAATACTTTGTCTTTTCGAAGAAGAGACGCTATCAAGAGCGACGATTTTCTTTAACGATTTAATGATGTGAAACTCGAAGTGAATGTGACATTGTTTTTGATCTTTTAAAACGTATTGCATGGATTCCTTTTGAACCGATCCAACTGTTTGCCCATTTTAAATTCTAGATCATTCAATACCCGGTGAAAATATTTCACAGTTCTACATTTTTTAAGATGTATCACTGCATTTCAAACAGAAATCTGCGTCTGTTAATAGGTGTCCTCTGTATTTAAAGAAAACTCAATAGATTTAtaagaaatacaacatttagttTATTCTGCGAATTCCTAAGCAATTAATTCCCTAACAATATCGCGAAACTTTCCAATGTGAATCTATGCTTtcctctctcgcgctctctttctctccctctctcgctctctctctctctctctcagctcactccttctctctcttctcgAAACAGTATATATTGTCCCATTCGATGTGTTCACAGAAATTAACACGTACGTtttcaattttacattttcaaagCAGAAGCAGATAGTGGTCGACGAAAAGGAAATTTGAGGATCGGACTGGAGAAAAACGGGCGATTACGTCGGCCgtggggaaaaaaaagaaaaaggaaaaaagtgtGACACGACACCTTTTTCTTCAACATCACATTTTTCGAATGATTAATATTAAAACGATATTAATTAATGATCATTACTATCGATTAAGAATtagataatataattattaatactAAGTGTACAACCATACGTTTTTTTTGTTGCGGGCGTAAGGGTAGAACATCTTGAATTGTTTTGTTTCCTCATATTTTAGGCTCGTGTTTAATCGTGTAAACCTCTTGAGTaattattctctctctctctctctctctctctctctctctccagccttccctctctctctttttctttcttttttgtacTCATTCACCCATTCTCGTTCACATTACAGACATACACAGACTGCACATGTTCATTCAATTTCACATCATTCGTTCAAATTTTTTTGCTGCTACGTTTTTCACGCGAATTAAGGGTAATAGACACGTACTCCGATCACAGGCACACGTTTCTTCCGTCACGTTCATctgtttcctttctttctttgccGTCTTCTGTTCTCTGgcaaaaaaaatggaaaaaaacaACCGAAAACCGTTCGTTCCTCACCCTCATGAGAATCTCTGTTCGAGAGGAGAGCTTCCGGCTTCGAATCGCAATTTATATTACACATTTAGTTCAAAAAACCCGCCGCTTTGCTTTCTCTTAACGATGAATTACACCGAGGTTTTTTCTTTATGCTTGCTTATAGTCTTAATCGTAAAGTTTCTTAACTTAACGTGCTCGATTAAGTCTTCTCCTTCCATGACGGGGAATTATCGTTAAGCTCTCTGCATCTCTCTTCCGTaagatcgttcaataaaatAAACTCTAGCGACGAATCATCGGTAATTACATCGTTAATCATACGTATATACATACGCTTTCTTTTTTTAGTTTTAATATGTATATAGCGGAGtaaacattctttttttttatattagatCTTGAGCGAAGATCAAGCGTGTTCTCGTGGTACTTTTACAATTGTTTAGCAATTTTTTCCCTTCTTTCTTTGTCTCTCGACACCTCTTCTTATACTACTCAGCGTTTACATCACCGTTGCCTTCGCTCCTCGAGCTTTCGTGTGAAATAGCCGCAAAGTTTGCTTCGCAACATTGCAACAGACTTAGGCGAAACCGAATCCTTCGCTGCATTCGTGGATTGCCTTCAGCAAATTCGTACGGAGTTTGTCATACGTTTCATAAACGGGTAGATCCAGTTGATTAAAACTGAACAAACAAACGATACAAATTACTTGAAATTGTGTCGATCTGCACGTCGCGCAATGCGTGCCGGACTAGATCATTCGTCgtttctatttaatatttttctattcagGGATTGATTGACCTTTTACATTGATTAATTTCATGTTCCAGTTGATTTTCGACTAGAATTATTCAAGTTCAACACGATAGAAAAGTCGAAAAAGCATTTGAAGAACTTACCATGTATGGGCGGATGGAAGCCTGTCCGTCGATCTGTCTTCACGATGAATTTGGAACTTCTGCACGCCGCTCATTCCTTCCAAAGCGGCAAAACCCTGCAGCGGCACCTTCGACGTTCCAGTGACGAATTGTAAGAATTTGGCTCTGTCCGCTTGGTCAAAGCCTCGCAGTGCTCGCCAGAACCATTGGATCTGAATGTTTCCATTGACAAAACTATTAATTCTCAACATTCGAGAACGGTCGACCATTTAAATTGTTGTGTACTTGCCTGTAGAGATGTTGCAGTGTATTTGTGGTATTCTGTGTTGGCTTTAAGATCCTCTATATCTACATTCGGTAATCCACTAATTAGTAGCTCGAGTTCCTGCTCGTTGAATATGGAGATCAGTCGTTTCGGAATAATGTCATAAAAGCCTTCTAGGAACGCGTTCAACCTGCAAGCAACGAACCAATAATCTTTATAGAATGCTCGAAATATTAAATACAACTGAACTATTATAATTCGTGTTCGACTTACTGTTTTCGAATTGCTCCAGTCATCTTCATTTGACAAACGAGCCGGATATACTCCAATTTTGTTTCTTCGGTGACAACGATGTTACGCCCGTTTGGTATTAAGTCTCGTACATCGTTTACACCGAACTCGTTCACCTACAgacgaaaaaatttatttctgtctTGCATCAACACGTATCGATACGTCAcgtttcaataaaatataaGCAAACAAATTTTACCTCCGTGGAGAAGGTCAATTCGGATCCAAGGTCGGCGATATTATGCTCCGTGAGGTACACTAAACCTTTGTAAAAACTATAATCTTCGCTTTCCATATCCGTATGTTTCACTAATATTCCCAAAATATGCTTGTAAAAGCTGCGCGTGAAATAACATTCCAGGAGTTTGTTGTCGTAAATTGCTTTGgctgtaaaaaaatgtttatttagacATTAATTTGTAACTGTCCTACCGTAGCCAGTTCTGTTAGGGTCTTCTACCCTAACGGACGAGAGAGAGAACTTACCAATGACTCGGCCGACGAATTTGTAATAACATAAGTGGTTGGGATTGCAATGCGAAGAGGAGTTGATCATGTATGTGACTCGGTCGCCAGGACTCACGGTGAACAGGGCGTACATGGGATTGAAAATTTCTCTGGAAATAATGACGTACCACTCTCTGAGCAAGCCTCCAGCATCCTGACCTTCTTCGCCTGTAATTCAACGATAGAAACGTGAATCAAGTGACGGTCAACGTGGAGACGTGCGCGAAAGAAAGATTTCTATACCCTCGAAAACGATGTAAAAGCGATTCTTCCACTCGTCGGCGTTTCGTCTGTGAAGCTCTCGGAACGAGTCCTCGAAGACGTGGCTTCTGCGCACGTGCACGGCCAATTCGTCCCTACGAATACCCTCGTCCATTCGTTCTAATTCTGCTCGGAAGTACCGCCTCTTAACGTCGAAGTCGAGGACTCTCGTGTGATCTACCAGCACAGAGAAAGGTCCGTCTGCCAAATGTGTGGTCGTCTGGCGAAGGATTTGGTTTAGAACGGTTCTGTGCGTTTCTACAACAACAGAACAAAAGAACGGCTCCGTTCAGCTTTCGATTCGATTGAACTTTCAACGCGCAGTGTAACACCATCGAAGAAATACAATATCTGTACCAGCAAATTTGAGGAACTTGACTTGATCCGGTGGCAGTGTCTTCTGAGGAGGAGGTGCCATGTCCCAGGAAGTGTTGATCGTAGCTTCCGACTGGGAGGTGCCCTCGTTGTCCGAATATATTGGCGACACTGGTGCAAGATCCGGCACAACTTCTCGAGTTTCTGCGTTTGCGTTCAACTGACGTTCGCGAGACGTACTCGACGACGAATGAATCAAGAAAAAGGCTTCCACAGCAGGCTATGGTAACACATACGAAATATCGAATCGACCGTTCGTCTTTAACTAATGGGCTACATAGAGATCTAGGCTTTACCTGTAAAACTAGAACAGCATGGTGATCCGGAGTATATTCTAATTCTAACAAGCAGGCGCTGAGTGTCTCCCACAAATGATCCAGTACTAAACATTCGCTCAACAATGGAAGCTTCTCTTCAGCTGTAGAAATTCAAAGTTTTGTTGACCACAGAACGCTTGATATAAACGTCAGAAAAAGTCGactgtttattattatttaccaTCGGAGGCGGCGGCCGGCTTCGCACTCTCAGGCTGAGGCGGATTTGCTTGCGTCGTGTCCATAGGTACGTCACCGTCCGCGTTACCATCGCCTTTGAAAAAATACATTAAACCTTATTACTACAAAAACTTACTCGGTTATTTTTGCAACGAATATCGCAGATTAGTTTCGACATTGTGTGAAAAAGATAATGCAATAAATTACCTTCGTCCGGAGCTTGGTTCGCAGTTGCAGCGTCACCCGTACCCTCTGCAGTTTGATTTGCTAAAGAAAAAGAGATTCGAAATCTATTTAATAACATGTTACCAAGGCAATATCGTCCAGGTTATAGTTCTCCGACGTACCTGTCTTGTTGGTGTTTGCTAAACGTACAGCTTCTCTTATCTGGACTATTACTTTAAGTATTCTCAAGAAGAATGCCTGACTAGAAGTTTTGCTGACAAGGGCAACCATCGATGGTAGCTGAAGATCACTTCCAGCTTTAACTTTGTTCGGTGCGGTAATAACTACGCTTTCGCTTGTAAACCTACAATTTAATCAATTAGTTCGCAATTAAgtcagaaagagagaaagtacTCTGCGACACATACCTATCCAACAGAGTTCCTCGGGAGCCTCCGGTGCTGGTCGAAGGTTGTTCCTCGATAGAATTTCTCCTTAATTCACGGTTCAAAACCTTGAGTTCCATCATTAAATCGTTTATATGTTCGCAAACCATGTTAGCCAGTTCCATAGCGCCCTCCATTAGTAATTTTAATATCTGAAGAAACGTATGAAATAACGGTATATTTTAATATGAATTTACGATAAAATGAATTCGATTTACGATAAGGATCGTACCAGTTGTCTAGTGGGGTCTGGGCAGTGAGACAAATTAAGTAGTAAAGCAGTCGCATCTTCCAGTCCCTCTTCGGAACAACTTTTGCTAGTTAGGACTTGTACAGCCAGTTTCAGATGTTCCTCGGGCGCGGCGATGCTCTGCTCTTTGTTGACTTCGGTCTTTTTATTCTTATTCCCTTCTTGTCTAAGGTATGGGTTCACTTCCGTCAGCCCAATCGAGATCAACGACAACAGTCTCAATAATTTATCGGTTAACTGACTACTACGTTTGATAACCGACCAGTTCAGCATGGAAATCAATTGGCCGAAGGCTGAAGCTTCGAAGGTGGTCGTACTATGTTCCAGTTCGTTTCCAAGGTTCGAATTCGAATGTGTCCTGGCGACCG carries:
- the Rae1 gene encoding ribonucleic acid export 1 produces the protein MFNQSSGLRTGTTNTSNPMQDFEVVSPPDDSVSSLAFSPASIPQNFLVAGSWDCNVRCWEVEQSGKTVPKSMQSMSEPVLDVCWSDDGTKVFMASCDKTAKCWDLGSNQSVQVAAHDAPIKDCYWIKASTYSCLMTGSWDKTLRFWDLRSPKPAMTINLIERCYCADVDYPMAVVGTAGRGLIVYQLEGTPREYKTVELNLKYQYRCVAIFRDKKKVPTGFAIGSTEGRVAIHHLNLSAKENFTFKCHRVNGTPNGYQDIYAVNDIAFHPVHGTVATVGADGTFGFWDKDSRTKLKSSDPMEQPITRCCFNHNGQIFAYAVSYDWSKGHEYYNPGKKNSIFLRPCFEELKAKATP
- the LOC143354236 gene encoding uncharacterized protein LOC143354236; amino-acid sequence: MSFLGITTPNSLEYRYFPITKSRINLRIKADHDARICLRTHLGSDSNMYEIVIGGWENTMSAIKKNSEEPALAEVESKNILNNEQICNLWIQWLCDGLLNVGHQNGEILMSYKDPNPFVINYIGVGTAWGATGEFFIEESQCTSTVVRQQLVDTASLWVDYNESLGLPRNVTIASKDGLCVGRAHHRDSLTPGSVRNNLCSIAWGGSSYNKKEFQVLCAENVSWIQSWDGNIPLNALPAGESEDGYALFIGRVLLKDVYYIGKIQPNHQVCYVPVDGKEEPCLNYEALVICDIEEHVGR